A genomic window from Polyodon spathula isolate WHYD16114869_AA chromosome 43, ASM1765450v1, whole genome shotgun sequence includes:
- the LOC121305444 gene encoding V-type proton ATPase catalytic subunit A-like, translating into MDFSKLPKISDVEKESKVGYVFGVSGPVVIATEMSGAAMYELVRVGHSELVGEIIRLEGNLATVQVYEETAGVCVGDPVLRTGQPLSVELGPGIMGSIFDGIQRPLQDISELTHSIYIPSGVNMGALSRGREWEFNPEKSIRPGSHVVGGDVYASVRENSLVSHRVMVPPKSRGTVTYLAPPGHYNITDVVMELQFEGVKESLTLKQIWPVRQVRPVLEKLQANQPLLTGQRVLDALFPCVLGGTTAIPGAFGCGKTVISQSLSKYSNSDIIVYVGCGERGNEMSEVLRDFPELTMEVDGKTESIMKRTTLVANTSNMPVAAREASIYTGITLSEYFRDMGYHVSMMADSTSRWAEALREISGRLAEMPADSGYPAYLGARLASFYERAGTTGHKPQGSLSRSRSVLLCFRVSPPGGDFSDPVTSATLGIVQVFWGLDKKLAQRKHFPSLNWLISYSKYIGALEPYYDRLHPEFAPLRTRAKEILQEEEDLAEIVQLVGKSSLAEVDKITLEVAKLLKDDFLQQNGYSSYDRFCPFYKTVGMLQNMIGFYDLARQSVERTAQSENKITWAVIREGLGGVLYKLSAMKFKDPVLDGELKIRSDYNALNEEMQSAFRALEDF; encoded by the exons ATGGATTTTTCAAAACTACCCAAAATCTCTGATGTAGAGAAAGAGAGCAAAGTGGGTTACGTGTTTGGAGTCTCAGGACCag tggtCATTGCGACTGAGATGTCTGGAGCTGCTATGTATGAGCTGGTCAGGGTGGGTCACTCGGAGCTGGTCGGGGAAATCATTAGACTGGAAGGAAATCTGGCCACAGTGCAGGTGTACGAGGAGACAG CGGGAGTCTGCGTGGGGGACCCGGTGCTGCGGACCGGCCAGCCCCTCTCCGTCGAGCTGGGGCCCGGAATCATGGGCTCCATCTTCGACGGGATCCAGCGCCCCCTGCAGGACATCAGCGAGCTGACGCACAGCATCTACATCCCCAGTGGAGTCAACATGGGAGCCCTGAGCCGGGGGAGGGAGTGGGAGTTCAACCCAGAGAAGAGTATccgg CCTGGTTCTCACGTGGTTGGGGGTGATGTCTACGCCTCAGTCCGGGAGAACTCTCTGGTCTCTCACAGGGTGATGGTGCCGCCCAAATCCCGCGGGACTGTCACCTACCTGGCACCACCCGGGCACTACAACATAACG GATGTGGTGATGGAGCTCCAGTTTGAAGGTGTGAAGGAGAGCCTGACACTGAAGCAGATCTGGCCAGTCAGGCAGGTGCGTCCAGTGCTGGAGAAGCTGCAAGCCAACCAACCTCTGCTGACCGGCCAGAGGGTGCTGGATGCGCTATTCCC GTGTGTGCTCGGAGGCACTACTGCGATCCCTGGTGCGTTTGGCTGTGGGAAGACGGTGATCTCACAATCCCTCTCCAAATACTCCAACAGCGACATCATTGTGTATGTGGGCTGCGGCGAGCGAGGGAATGAGATGTCAGAGGTGCTGAGAGACTTCCCCGAG TTGACGATGGAGGTGGATGGGAAGACAGAGTCTATAATGAAGCGCACTACCCTGGTAGCAAACACTTCGAACATGCCTGTGGCAGCGAGAGAGGCCTCCATCTACACAG GTATTACGCTGTCAGAGTATTTCAGAGACATGGGGTACCATGTCTCTATGATGGCAGATTCCACATCACGCTGGGCTGAGGCACTTCGAGAGATATCGGGGAGACTGGCGGAGATGCCAGCAG acaGTGGGTACCCTGCCTATCTCGGGGCGCGCTTGGCCTCGTTCTACGAACGTGCAGGGACCACAGGCCACAAACCCCAGGG ctcactctctcgctctcgctctgtGCTGCTGTGTTTCAGAGTGTCGCCCCCCGGAGGAGACTTTTCGGATCCTGTCACTTCAGCAACACTGGGGATCGTGCAG GTGTTCTGGGGTCTTGATAAGAAGTTGGCTCAGCGGAAGCACTTCCCCTCTCTGAACTGGCTCATCAGTTACAGTAAGTACATTGGAGCCCTGGAACCATACTATGACAGGCTGCACCCCGAGTTTGCTCCTCTTCGAACCCGAGCCAAGGAGATCCTGCAGGAGGAGGAAGACCTGGCCGAGATCGTGCAGCTGGTGGGGAAG TCCTCTCTTGCAGAAGTTGATAAGATCACTCTTGAAGTTGCCAAACTCTTGAAAGATGATTTCCTTCAACAGAATGGCTATTCTTCCTATGACAG GTTCTGTCCATTCTATAAGACTGTGGGGATGCTCCAAAACATGATTGGGTTCTACGATCTGGCCCGGCAGTCTGTGGAGAGGACGGCCCAGTCTGAGAACAAGATCACGTGGGCAGTGATCAGAGAGGGGCTGGGGGGAGTGCTGTACAAACTCAGCGCCATGAAATTCAAG gACCCTGTGCTTGACGGAGAGTTAAAGATTCGCTCTGATTACAATGCTCTGAATGAGGAGATGCAGAGTGCTTTCCGAGCCCTGGAAGACTTCTGA